A single region of the Plantactinospora soyae genome encodes:
- a CDS encoding NADP-dependent oxidoreductase, translating into MADVPVPEPGPGQVRVRVAASVVHPVDLMIRSGRFPAPLPISLPYTPGWDVAGTVDAVDPAVEHFTIGDEVIGFSPWLQTTVGAHAEYVVLDAAWLTPAPAGVPATEAATLPTNGLAAAQALDLLAVPAGSTVLVTGAAGQVGGFVLALARATGLRATGLAGTDDRAFVESLGAAFLSRSDDPTGTFDAVIDLAVIGPSLLGLIRDGGGYVAASPPLRPEPVREIRTFALEVRPDGSRLNELVKLVTSGDIPLRVADVYPFADAAAAHDRLAKGGVRGGVVIVP; encoded by the coding sequence GTGGCCGACGTGCCGGTGCCCGAGCCGGGGCCGGGGCAGGTACGGGTGAGGGTCGCCGCCTCCGTCGTCCACCCAGTCGACCTGATGATCCGCTCCGGTCGGTTCCCGGCCCCGCTGCCGATCAGTCTGCCGTACACCCCCGGCTGGGATGTGGCCGGTACCGTCGACGCGGTCGACCCGGCAGTCGAGCATTTCACGATTGGCGACGAGGTCATCGGCTTCTCGCCATGGCTGCAAACCACGGTCGGTGCCCATGCGGAGTACGTGGTGCTTGACGCAGCCTGGCTGACCCCCGCACCCGCCGGCGTCCCTGCCACCGAGGCGGCGACCCTGCCGACCAATGGCCTCGCGGCCGCCCAGGCCCTCGACCTGCTCGCGGTCCCGGCGGGTTCGACCGTGCTCGTCACCGGCGCCGCTGGGCAGGTCGGCGGGTTCGTCCTGGCGCTGGCCCGCGCGACCGGCCTGCGCGCCACGGGACTCGCCGGAACCGACGACCGTGCGTTCGTGGAGTCACTGGGCGCGGCATTCTTGTCGCGCTCCGACGACCCGACGGGGACGTTCGATGCGGTCATCGACCTGGCGGTGATCGGCCCCTCGCTGCTGGGACTCATCCGCGACGGTGGCGGCTACGTGGCCGCGTCGCCTCCGCTTCGCCCGGAACCAGTGCGGGAAATCCGGACCTTCGCGCTGGAGGTGCGACCGGACGGATCGCGGCTGAATGAACTGGTCAAACTCGTTACCAGCGGCGACATCCCGCTCCGGGTTGCCGACGTGTACCCCTTCGCCGACGCCGCGGCCGCGCACGACCGGCTGGCCAAAGGCGGCGTTCGCGGCGGCGTGGTGATCGTTCCATGA
- a CDS encoding saccharopine dehydrogenase family protein: MAVFGAYGHTGRFVVAELRERGYVPLLLGRDEDKLLALAQVQPGLEARQASVDDPASLDRALNGAAAVINCAGPFATTAAPLVEAALRAGIPYVDVAAEIEANLDTFAHFEERARAAGTVVVPAMAFYGGLGDLLVTTAMGDWTAADEAHIAYGLSSWHPTAGTRVAGVVSGQRRGGRRVRYTGGRLEYHDDTLPTLEWPFPAPLGPQSVIGEFTMADVVTIPSHLAIPEVRTYMTAKAAADLSAPDASAPTAVDERGRSAQTFVVDVLVRSGGAERRVVAAGQDIYAISAPLAVEAVDRILTGRTRTTGVASAGAVFDAPDFLRALSSHLSLHVPLDTRG, from the coding sequence GTGGCAGTGTTCGGGGCCTACGGGCATACCGGGCGGTTCGTGGTCGCGGAGTTGCGCGAGCGCGGATACGTCCCGCTGCTCCTCGGTCGCGACGAGGACAAGCTGCTGGCGCTGGCGCAGGTCCAACCGGGGCTCGAGGCGCGGCAGGCGTCGGTCGACGATCCAGCCTCGCTCGACCGCGCGCTGAACGGCGCGGCCGCCGTGATCAACTGCGCCGGGCCTTTCGCCACGACCGCAGCCCCGCTGGTCGAGGCGGCGCTGCGCGCCGGTATCCCGTATGTCGACGTGGCGGCCGAGATCGAGGCGAACCTTGACACGTTCGCGCACTTCGAGGAGCGCGCCCGCGCCGCGGGCACCGTGGTGGTCCCTGCGATGGCCTTCTACGGCGGCCTCGGCGACCTGTTGGTCACCACCGCGATGGGCGACTGGACGGCGGCGGACGAGGCGCACATCGCCTACGGCCTGAGCAGTTGGCACCCCACCGCCGGGACGCGTGTCGCGGGCGTGGTCTCGGGGCAGCGACGGGGTGGCCGCCGTGTCCGCTACACCGGCGGACGGCTGGAGTACCACGACGACACTCTGCCGACCCTGGAGTGGCCCTTCCCGGCTCCGCTCGGCCCCCAGAGCGTCATCGGAGAGTTCACCATGGCCGACGTCGTCACCATTCCCAGCCACCTGGCCATCCCGGAGGTGCGCACCTACATGACCGCCAAGGCGGCCGCGGACCTGTCCGCTCCTGACGCCTCGGCACCGACCGCCGTCGACGAGCGCGGCCGCTCCGCGCAGACCTTCGTCGTCGACGTCCTCGTCCGCTCCGGCGGAGCGGAACGCCGCGTGGTCGCCGCCGGTCAGGACATCTACGCCATCAGCGCGCCGCTCGCGGTGGAGGCCGTCGACCGCATCCTCACCGGCCGGACCAGGACCACCGGCGTCGCCTCCGCGGGCGCGGTCTTCGACGCCCCGGACTTCCTCCGCGCCCTGTCCTCGCACCTCTCGCTGCACGTCCCGCTCGACACACGCGGCTGA
- a CDS encoding winged helix-turn-helix transcriptional regulator, with the protein MATTTAAQRREQAKRDYDAFLERCPTRELLSRLTDKWVALVIPALANGPQRHSELAGRIAGVSQKMLTQTLRTLERDGLVTRTVTASVPVRVDYELTSLGHELFPVMVAIKNWAEMHMDQVFEARAQFDARP; encoded by the coding sequence ATGGCGACGACGACTGCGGCACAACGCCGCGAACAGGCCAAACGCGACTACGACGCGTTCCTGGAACGGTGCCCGACCCGCGAGTTGTTGAGCAGGCTTACTGACAAGTGGGTCGCACTGGTGATCCCAGCCCTCGCCAACGGCCCGCAGCGGCACAGCGAACTCGCCGGCCGCATCGCCGGCGTCAGCCAGAAGATGCTCACTCAGACCCTGCGCACGCTGGAGCGCGACGGCCTGGTCACCCGCACGGTCACCGCCTCGGTACCGGTCCGCGTCGACTACGAACTCACTTCCCTCGGCCATGAACTGTTTCCGGTCATGGTCGCGATCAAGAACTGGGCGGAGATGCACATGGACCAAGTCTTCGAAGCCCGCGCCCAATTCGACGCACGCCCCTAA
- a CDS encoding sensor histidine kinase, translating to MSNESSVERDVLDQADLAWHGLFYVLLLFPAVLMTVADPATDRWPAMWGLVVAIMVWHAGLVLPVYRPGIDVSVWRGLLALTGSCAGVLTLYGFGEAFVLSIYGLIPQAFVLLGRWGMVAGAAVAGVIGLGYRGYDLDGPSGVFELAGAVILSVAIGGFVHLVARQGLRRREALQALAAARVELDEAARREGVLAERQRLAGEMHDTVAQLMVGVVTQLEATQRALATDGERAQAHLARSVAAARDGLGEIRAAVHAIRPDALGGGLVAATRLAVRRWSIDTGLPVELRVLGEPEVLDADAEHALLRAVQEALANVARHARASAVRLTIGAGAGRVTVRVADDGLGFDTARSAGGYGLATMRDRLAATGGTVSIDSAPGSGTTVIMQVQR from the coding sequence GTGAGCAATGAATCGTCGGTCGAACGGGACGTGCTGGACCAGGCGGACCTGGCCTGGCACGGCCTGTTCTACGTGCTGCTGCTGTTCCCCGCGGTGCTGATGACGGTTGCCGACCCGGCCACAGACCGGTGGCCGGCCATGTGGGGGTTGGTCGTGGCGATCATGGTCTGGCACGCGGGCCTGGTCCTGCCGGTGTACAGGCCCGGGATCGACGTGTCGGTGTGGCGTGGTCTGCTGGCCTTGACCGGCAGTTGCGCTGGCGTACTGACGCTGTACGGCTTCGGCGAGGCGTTCGTGCTGAGCATCTACGGCCTGATCCCGCAGGCGTTCGTGCTGCTCGGCCGGTGGGGCATGGTCGCGGGGGCAGCGGTCGCCGGAGTCATCGGGCTGGGGTACCGCGGGTACGACCTCGACGGACCGAGCGGCGTGTTCGAGCTGGCCGGCGCAGTCATCCTGTCGGTCGCGATCGGCGGTTTCGTGCACCTGGTCGCCAGGCAGGGTCTACGCAGGCGGGAGGCGTTGCAGGCGCTGGCGGCGGCACGGGTGGAGCTGGACGAGGCCGCGCGCCGGGAGGGTGTGCTGGCCGAACGGCAGCGGCTGGCCGGCGAGATGCACGACACGGTCGCCCAGCTCATGGTCGGGGTGGTCACCCAGCTCGAGGCGACGCAGCGCGCGCTCGCCACCGACGGCGAGCGCGCCCAGGCACACCTGGCCAGGTCGGTCGCCGCGGCACGCGACGGGCTCGGCGAGATCCGCGCGGCGGTGCACGCGATCCGTCCGGATGCGCTGGGCGGTGGGCTGGTCGCGGCCACGAGGCTGGCGGTGCGCCGCTGGTCCATCGACACCGGGCTGCCCGTCGAGCTGCGCGTGCTCGGCGAGCCTGAGGTGCTCGACGCCGACGCCGAGCACGCCCTGCTGCGCGCGGTGCAGGAGGCGCTGGCCAACGTGGCGCGGCACGCGCGGGCCAGCGCCGTGCGGTTGACGATCGGCGCAGGCGCCGGCCGGGTGACCGTGCGGGTCGCCGACGACGGGCTCGGCTTCGACACCGCGCGCTCGGCCGGCGGCTACGGCCTGGCCACCATGCGGGACCGGCTGGCCGCGACCGGCGGCACCGTGTCGATCGACAGCGCACCCGGCTCCGGCACCACCGTGATCATGCAGGTCCAGCGATGA
- a CDS encoding DUF4267 domain-containing protein — protein sequence MLTIIAKVLVGLIGAGIIFIGVNAFRAPQAAAGFGIPGTPTEDRTFQAWLAVKAVRDIASGLFIFILLAGATPHLLGWFMLAAAGMPAGDALIVLRSNGPKAVAYGVHGATAAVMVAISVLLLVA from the coding sequence ATGCTCACCATCATCGCCAAGGTGCTCGTCGGACTGATCGGCGCAGGCATCATCTTCATCGGCGTGAACGCCTTCCGGGCGCCGCAGGCCGCAGCCGGCTTCGGCATCCCCGGCACGCCGACCGAGGACCGCACCTTCCAGGCCTGGCTGGCTGTCAAGGCTGTGCGCGACATCGCCTCGGGGCTCTTCATCTTCATCCTGCTTGCTGGGGCCACACCGCACCTGCTGGGCTGGTTCATGCTGGCCGCCGCCGGCATGCCCGCCGGCGACGCACTGATCGTGTTGCGCAGCAACGGGCCCAAGGCGGTCGCCTACGGCGTCCACGGGGCCACCGCCGCGGTAATGGTGGCGATCAGCGTGCTCCTGCTCGTCGCGTGA
- a CDS encoding ABC transporter permease: MTVRLLTVATRIELAIFLREPAAVFFTLVLPALLLVFNSAADPWPELQASGLTTADGMAPGLILMVMLTAGLMAMPETLAGYRERGVLRRLQASPMRSWQVLGAHAGTQALVTVVGLVLLAGIAIVAYGARLPSGVGLVALVLALLVALAAVLGVGFVIAGVAPTTRTAQAVGAALYFPAIFVAGAVIPREGLPAAVRAIGDWVPFSYLVQGVRTAWWDGRFDLPALGIGAATAVLAAGLATRLFRWS, translated from the coding sequence ATGACTGTGCGACTGCTCACCGTGGCCACCCGAATCGAGCTCGCCATATTCCTGCGTGAGCCGGCCGCTGTGTTCTTCACGTTGGTTCTGCCGGCGCTGCTGTTGGTGTTCAACTCGGCGGCCGATCCGTGGCCCGAGCTGCAGGCCAGTGGGCTGACCACCGCGGATGGCATGGCGCCCGGTCTGATCCTGATGGTGATGCTCACCGCCGGTCTGATGGCGATGCCCGAGACGCTCGCCGGATACCGGGAGCGCGGCGTGCTACGCAGGCTGCAGGCCAGTCCGATGCGCTCCTGGCAGGTGTTGGGCGCGCACGCGGGCACGCAGGCGCTGGTCACCGTGGTCGGGTTGGTCCTGCTGGCGGGCATCGCGATCGTGGCCTACGGTGCCCGGTTGCCCTCTGGGGTCGGTCTGGTCGCGTTGGTGTTGGCTCTCCTGGTCGCGCTGGCGGCGGTGCTCGGCGTCGGCTTCGTGATCGCCGGGGTCGCGCCGACCACTCGTACTGCCCAGGCCGTCGGTGCCGCGCTGTACTTTCCGGCGATCTTCGTCGCCGGCGCGGTGATTCCCCGCGAAGGGTTGCCGGCGGCGGTGCGGGCCATCGGCGATTGGGTGCCGTTCAGCTACCTGGTCCAGGGCGTCCGCACGGCATGGTGGGACGGCCGGTTCGACCTGCCCGCGCTCGGCATCGGCGCGGCTACGGCGGTGCTGGCCGCCGGGCTGGCCACACGACTGTTCCGCTGGTCCTGA
- a CDS encoding helix-turn-helix domain-containing protein, giving the protein MSSFPRSVAVAATDGMLHFELALAYEVFGSAPAALPGPWYDVKVCGTHAVRVGRFLLEPDCGLDRLAHADTVIVPALADVDEDPPADLVEAVRAAHESGARVVSLCTGVFVLAAAGLLDGLHATTHWAHTDELAARYPRVKVDPDVLYVDNGSVLTSAGKAAAMDLCLHLVRRDHGSAIANVVARRLVVPPHRAGGQAQFVTTPVPTQDGHPLAELLPWLMRRLDQPLTVEDLARQANMSSRHLARHFHSVTGTTPLQWLLTQRIRRAQELLETTDDSVDTIASAAGMGTATTLRRHFHRTIGVPPDAYRRTFRA; this is encoded by the coding sequence ATGAGTTCTTTCCCGCGTTCCGTCGCGGTCGCCGCTACCGACGGGATGCTGCACTTCGAGCTGGCCCTGGCCTACGAGGTCTTCGGTTCCGCCCCGGCCGCCCTGCCAGGCCCTTGGTACGACGTCAAGGTGTGCGGCACGCACGCCGTCCGGGTCGGCCGGTTCCTGCTGGAGCCGGACTGCGGGCTCGACCGGCTGGCGCACGCCGACACCGTGATCGTCCCCGCCTTGGCGGACGTCGACGAGGACCCGCCGGCCGACCTGGTCGAGGCGGTGCGCGCGGCCCACGAGTCGGGCGCGCGGGTGGTCTCCCTGTGCACGGGCGTGTTCGTGCTCGCCGCCGCCGGCCTGCTGGACGGGCTACACGCGACCACGCACTGGGCCCACACCGATGAACTGGCCGCGCGCTATCCCCGGGTGAAGGTCGACCCGGACGTGCTCTACGTCGACAACGGCAGCGTGCTCACGTCTGCGGGCAAGGCCGCAGCGATGGACCTGTGCCTGCATCTAGTCCGCCGCGACCACGGCTCGGCGATCGCCAACGTGGTCGCCCGCCGCCTGGTCGTGCCGCCCCACCGGGCCGGTGGCCAGGCCCAGTTCGTCACCACACCGGTGCCCACCCAGGACGGCCATCCCCTGGCCGAGCTGCTCCCCTGGCTGATGCGGCGGCTGGACCAGCCGCTCACCGTGGAGGACCTGGCCCGCCAGGCGAACATGAGCTCGCGCCACCTGGCCCGCCACTTCCACTCGGTAACCGGCACCACCCCGCTGCAGTGGCTGCTGACGCAGCGGATCCGCCGCGCGCAGGAGCTGCTGGAGACCACGGACGACAGCGTCGACACCATCGCCTCGGCCGCGGGCATGGGCACGGCGACGACACTGCGCCGCCACTTCCACCGCACGATCGGCGTACCGCCGGACGCCTACCGCCGCACGTTCCGGGCGTGA
- a CDS encoding serine/threonine protein kinase, which translates to MTSPMMPNDPRRLGNYELLGRLGEGGMGTVFLGRSPDGRLVAVKMLRAEHAWDTEFRGRFRSEVNRAREVPGFCTAAVLDADPDHETPYLVVEYVDGPSLSEVIRERGPLDGGTLHSVAVGVATALAAIHGVGVIHRDLKPQNVLFSLGTPKVIDFGIARAVEMTSRHTKTDQMVGTVAYMAPERFDNDSDRTVGPAADVFAWGVVVAYAATGRTPFWADSPAATAARILTQPPDLTGLGGSLRDLVGRTLAKDPTERPTAHQLLDLLLEAESGGALAQRPELLKAAEAAQHTGRVRPSGVREPAAPVRRRVSRLVAVAAAVTVVCASIGFALFRHQLDGALASFVPSTSPSASRPVASAAPKSTVAVSGKPRIQGPGVSDRLDRRGLWKADRAADSAAGWCTFDERMLATTHMSTLYQCKGPKDSFAGDQTIAVDVGIVTKGACAVIWFRLVDQRGYVASFCENEIRLGIDESSGNGFNSEQRVASSAFQVGQTHRTGITVHNGTAQVTVDGTPALSMPVTDPQLVAGRVVLGVLNDASEGDAAVAFANVDLRSPLVGQPAHFTDPATGSSQSIVELYSYDPVAHSAVAQPVLVMDSADYCKQFKIDSDDIRCSDPFQIVESHTKVTIPVRSAPKLTSWENVGGGDGIVSVRAGAGHSISASKFTKWLAGKQGGLVAVTTTNGEVTTLTKIDNP; encoded by the coding sequence GTGACCTCTCCAATGATGCCGAACGATCCGCGGCGGCTTGGTAACTATGAGCTGCTCGGTCGTCTTGGCGAGGGCGGCATGGGCACCGTCTTTCTTGGACGCTCGCCGGATGGCCGGCTGGTGGCGGTCAAGATGTTGCGGGCCGAGCACGCTTGGGACACCGAGTTCCGGGGGCGGTTCCGCAGCGAGGTCAACCGGGCCCGCGAGGTGCCCGGCTTCTGCACTGCGGCGGTGCTCGACGCCGACCCGGATCACGAGACGCCGTATCTGGTGGTCGAGTACGTCGACGGGCCGAGTCTCTCCGAGGTGATCCGGGAGCGGGGGCCGCTGGACGGCGGCACGCTGCACAGCGTGGCGGTCGGGGTGGCCACGGCGCTGGCGGCGATCCACGGCGTGGGGGTCATCCACCGGGACCTGAAGCCGCAGAACGTGCTGTTCTCGCTGGGTACGCCCAAGGTGATCGACTTCGGGATCGCGCGGGCGGTCGAGATGACCAGCCGGCATACCAAGACCGACCAGATGGTCGGCACGGTGGCATACATGGCGCCGGAGCGGTTCGACAACGACTCGGATCGCACGGTGGGGCCGGCGGCTGACGTGTTCGCGTGGGGTGTGGTGGTGGCTTACGCGGCGACCGGACGTACCCCGTTCTGGGCGGATTCCCCGGCCGCCACGGCGGCTCGCATTCTGACCCAGCCGCCCGACCTGACCGGGCTCGGCGGGTCGTTGCGTGACCTGGTGGGCCGCACGCTGGCCAAGGATCCGACCGAGCGGCCGACCGCCCATCAGCTGCTCGACCTGCTGCTGGAGGCGGAGAGCGGGGGAGCGCTCGCCCAGCGGCCGGAGCTACTCAAGGCCGCCGAGGCGGCACAGCACACGGGTCGGGTGCGGCCTTCCGGCGTACGCGAGCCAGCCGCACCCGTTCGTCGGCGGGTGAGCCGCCTGGTGGCCGTGGCCGCGGCGGTGACCGTCGTGTGTGCCAGCATCGGGTTCGCGTTGTTCCGCCACCAACTCGATGGGGCGCTGGCGTCGTTCGTGCCCAGTACGTCGCCGTCGGCGTCGCGGCCCGTGGCGTCGGCCGCGCCCAAGTCGACGGTGGCCGTCTCGGGCAAGCCCCGGATCCAAGGGCCGGGGGTGTCCGATCGGCTCGACCGGCGCGGCCTGTGGAAGGCCGACCGGGCTGCCGACAGCGCCGCCGGATGGTGCACCTTCGACGAGCGGATGCTGGCGACAACCCACATGTCCACCCTCTATCAGTGCAAGGGGCCTAAGGACTCGTTCGCCGGCGACCAGACGATCGCGGTCGACGTCGGCATCGTCACCAAGGGCGCCTGCGCGGTGATCTGGTTCCGGTTGGTCGACCAGCGCGGTTACGTAGCCTCGTTCTGCGAGAACGAGATCCGGCTGGGGATCGACGAGAGCTCGGGAAATGGGTTCAACTCGGAGCAGCGGGTCGCCTCGAGCGCGTTTCAGGTCGGGCAGACGCACCGGACCGGCATCACCGTGCACAACGGCACGGCCCAGGTGACGGTCGACGGCACGCCCGCTCTGAGTATGCCGGTCACCGACCCGCAGCTGGTCGCGGGCCGGGTCGTGCTCGGGGTGCTCAACGACGCGTCCGAGGGGGACGCCGCAGTGGCCTTCGCGAACGTCGATCTGCGGTCGCCGCTGGTGGGTCAGCCGGCGCATTTCACCGATCCGGCCACCGGGTCCAGCCAGTCGATAGTGGAGCTTTACTCGTACGATCCGGTCGCGCACTCCGCCGTGGCCCAGCCGGTGCTCGTGATGGACAGTGCGGACTACTGCAAACAGTTCAAGATCGACTCGGACGATATCAGGTGCAGCGATCCGTTCCAGATCGTCGAGAGCCACACGAAGGTGACGATCCCGGTCCGGTCCGCGCCGAAGCTGACGTCGTGGGAGAACGTCGGTGGCGGGGACGGCATCGTCTCGGTGCGCGCCGGCGCCGGTCACTCCATCTCTGCGTCCAAGTTCACAAAGTGGCTGGCCGGGAAGCAGGGTGGCCTGGTCGCGGTCACCACCACCAACGGCGAGGTCACCACGCTGACCAAGATTGACAACCCCTGA
- a CDS encoding ABC transporter ATP-binding protein, giving the protein MAGLTKRYGGVTVVDGVGFEVSGGEVFGIVGPNGAGKTTTVECLIGLRRADAGVLTVLGGEPASPAVRSRIGVQLQQAALPDGMRVAEAMTLFAAAYRRREPWRLLLEEWGLAGRERARFGSLSGGQRQRLFIALALINEPELVFLDEITTGLDPEARRETWGLVRRLGERGSTVVLVSHDLAEVAALCDRVAVLAAGRLVALGTPADLAAGHADLESAYFQLTGRG; this is encoded by the coding sequence ATGGCTGGGCTGACTAAGCGTTATGGCGGGGTGACCGTGGTGGACGGAGTGGGATTCGAGGTGTCGGGCGGTGAGGTGTTCGGCATCGTTGGGCCCAACGGGGCCGGCAAGACCACGACGGTGGAGTGCCTTATCGGGTTGCGGAGAGCTGATGCTGGCGTGCTCACCGTGCTGGGTGGGGAGCCGGCGTCGCCGGCGGTGCGGTCCAGGATCGGCGTTCAGTTGCAGCAGGCCGCGCTGCCGGACGGGATGCGGGTGGCCGAGGCAATGACGCTGTTCGCGGCGGCGTACCGGCGCCGGGAGCCCTGGCGGCTGTTGCTGGAGGAGTGGGGGCTGGCGGGCCGCGAGCGAGCCCGGTTCGGCTCGCTGTCCGGCGGTCAGCGGCAGCGCCTGTTCATCGCGCTGGCCTTGATCAACGAGCCGGAGCTGGTGTTCCTCGACGAGATCACCACTGGTCTGGATCCGGAGGCGCGCCGGGAGACCTGGGGGCTGGTCCGCCGGCTGGGTGAGCGCGGCAGCACGGTCGTGCTGGTCTCGCACGACCTCGCCGAGGTAGCCGCGCTGTGCGACCGGGTGGCGGTGCTGGCCGCCGGCCGGCTGGTCGCCTTGGGTACCCCGGCCGACCTCGCCGCCGGCCATGCCGACCTCGAGTCGGCTTACTTCCAGCTCACTGGGAGGGGATGA
- a CDS encoding tetratricopeptide repeat protein yields the protein MESWGSGHDRGQEAYDRGFDLFEQERWSEAAEEFAKVNEGVRGSLWMSARLLCGTSLVRAGRPAEAIDPLQEGLRLDPEWPDGHRVLAFVLGRVERFDEANIHIAQAARLGHPQAVATMKELG from the coding sequence TTGGAATCGTGGGGGTCCGGGCATGATCGCGGCCAAGAGGCGTACGACCGGGGTTTTGACCTCTTCGAGCAAGAACGCTGGTCGGAGGCCGCCGAGGAGTTCGCCAAGGTCAACGAAGGTGTGCGCGGGTCGCTCTGGATGTCGGCCCGGCTGCTCTGCGGAACGTCACTGGTGAGGGCCGGCCGCCCGGCCGAGGCGATCGATCCGTTGCAGGAGGGACTTCGGCTGGATCCGGAATGGCCAGACGGGCACAGGGTCCTCGCGTTTGTCCTCGGCAGGGTCGAGCGGTTCGACGAGGCGAACATCCACATTGCGCAAGCCGCACGCCTCGGGCACCCGCAGGCGGTCGCCACCATGAAGGAACTCGGGTGA
- a CDS encoding S1 family peptidase yields the protein MMRFKRFLTAGLALAATLAMAAPAAAISGGERAAPGEFPWTVRLLPVGCGGTLIHPQLVLTAQHCVDGQPGDSFTVVSGAVDLEDPQRTITKSTAIIGGIEWWEGPDWAVIKLERTLDLPTVRLATEPRQLQTLTVAGWGKQKWEAPQERFLGKVELPFLPDEQCFDDPWWIEHPEYPRSSICAKSVDQKSHCGGDSGGPAVHRLPSGVWEQVGIVSSGSDCDWDAGEEPTPTYTDVAYFSQDIQRAVNQLLSSST from the coding sequence ATGATGCGCTTCAAGCGATTTCTGACTGCCGGGTTGGCGCTGGCCGCCACGCTGGCCATGGCCGCTCCCGCCGCCGCTATCAGCGGAGGTGAGCGGGCTGCACCCGGTGAGTTCCCGTGGACGGTCCGGCTCCTGCCGGTGGGTTGCGGCGGGACTCTCATCCACCCCCAACTGGTCCTCACCGCCCAGCATTGCGTCGATGGACAACCCGGGGACAGCTTCACCGTCGTCTCCGGTGCAGTCGACCTTGAGGACCCGCAGCGGACGATCACCAAGTCCACCGCCATCATCGGCGGAATCGAATGGTGGGAGGGACCAGACTGGGCAGTGATCAAGTTAGAGCGGACGCTCGACCTGCCCACCGTGCGACTCGCGACCGAGCCCAGGCAGCTGCAGACACTGACCGTGGCCGGTTGGGGCAAACAAAAGTGGGAGGCCCCTCAGGAACGCTTCCTTGGCAAGGTGGAGCTGCCGTTCTTGCCGGACGAGCAGTGTTTCGACGACCCCTGGTGGATCGAGCACCCCGAGTACCCGAGGTCGTCGATCTGCGCAAAGTCTGTGGACCAGAAGAGCCACTGCGGCGGAGACTCCGGCGGGCCGGCAGTGCACCGTCTTCCGAGTGGTGTCTGGGAGCAGGTCGGCATCGTGAGCAGCGGCTCAGACTGTGACTGGGACGCCGGCGAGGAGCCGACCCCCACCTACACCGACGTCGCCTACTTCAGCCAGGACATCCAGCGAGCCGTCAACCAACTGCTCTCAAGCTCCACCTGA
- a CDS encoding response regulator transcription factor — protein MITVLLVDDHPVVRDGLRGMLADEPGIEVVGEAGNGRDAVTAARRLRPDVVLMDLRMPGLDGVAATLAVRDELPGTRVLVLTTFDTDRDIKRALAAGAVGYLLKDTPRNDLVRGVRAAAIGEAALAPTVAARLMAHSAAPPTEPLTAREQQVLTLVADGLTNRQIGRRLNISETTVKTHLVRTFTKLGVDDRTAAVTTALQRGLLDLST, from the coding sequence ATGATCACCGTGCTGCTGGTCGACGACCACCCGGTCGTGCGCGACGGACTGCGCGGGATGCTCGCCGACGAGCCGGGGATCGAGGTGGTCGGCGAGGCGGGCAACGGCCGGGACGCGGTCACCGCGGCACGGCGGCTGCGCCCGGACGTGGTGCTGATGGACCTGCGCATGCCCGGCCTCGACGGTGTCGCCGCCACCCTCGCCGTGCGCGACGAGCTGCCCGGCACCCGGGTGCTGGTGCTCACCACGTTCGACACCGACCGCGACATCAAGCGCGCGCTCGCCGCCGGCGCGGTCGGTTACCTGCTCAAGGACACACCGCGAAATGATCTTGTACGGGGTGTGCGGGCGGCCGCCATAGGTGAGGCGGCGCTGGCCCCGACCGTGGCCGCCCGGCTGATGGCGCACTCCGCGGCGCCGCCCACCGAACCACTGACCGCCCGCGAACAGCAGGTGCTCACCCTCGTCGCCGACGGGCTCACCAACCGCCAGATCGGCCGCCGCCTGAACATCAGCGAGACCACGGTGAAGACCCACCTGGTACGCACGTTCACCAAACTCGGGGTGGACGACCGCACCGCGGCGGTCACCACCGCCCTGCAACGCGGCCTGCTCGACCTCAGCACCTAA